The DNA sequence CCGCTGGAAGATGCCCGCCGCGCCGATGTGCGCTTTGCCGCCGAGTGCCTGGCCTTTTCCAATATTCCCGAACAGGAAACGCTGGACAGATATCTTCCCGGCGTGGCCGTGCATGATCCACGCTGGAAAGCCCGCACGCCGCGCGATCGCGGCGCGTCCTGGGATTTCGAAGATGTTCGCGATCATTATCTGAAGCTGCTTTACGACGTTGAGCCGGACGTTCTTCGGCGCGAGGACGGCGGGCTTTATCTCGACATGTCACGCGCAGCAACTGCCGAGGTCATGGAAACGACCTTCGCCGAATGGCGGCGCAGCGGTTCCTCTTGCCGGGGTGCGCTGGTCTGGACCCTGCAGGATCTCGTTCCCGGCGCTGGCTGGGGTATCATCGACGCCACCGGCCGGCCCAAATCCGTCTGGCACGCGCTGAAAAGAGCGTTCCGCCCCATCCAGCTCAGCCTTTCCGATGAAGGCACCAACGGGCTGGATATCCATCTCATCAACGAAACCGGCGACGGCTTTGAAGCCATGCTGGAGCTGACCTGCCTGCGCGACGGCATGCAGCCGGTCGTGCACACCAAACGCCCGCTGACGATTTCACCGCGGCAGAGCCATATAATTGCCGCAACAGATTTGTTCGGCGCTTTTTTCGATACCACCTATGCCTATCGTTTCGGCCCGCCATCCCATGATGTCACGGTCGCCCGGCTTCGTGATGTCGCAACCGGGCTCGTCATCGCCGACGCCTTCAATTTCCCGCTCGGCCGGAAAAAGGCGCTGCATGCCGCCAATCTGGATCTGGATCTCGGTGAAACCAACGGCAACTGGTCGCTCGAAATCGGTACAGATCGTCTCGCGCAATCCGTCCACGTATCGGCGGAAGGCTATGGTGCTTCGGAAAACTGGTTCCACCTCGCCCCCGGCGAGAGCAAGACAATCAATCTTATGCCGGAGGCCGGAACAATCGAAACGCCACCTTCCGGAGAGGTGGTATCACTGGGCTCCGGCCGACGCTTCTCCTTTTAGAGCCAGCCGCGTCACCGCATCGATAAAGATCATTTTCGCTTCCGGTGTCGAAAGATTGTGGTCGGCATCGGCAATAATTGTCAGCGATACGTTCTGATAGGCAGAAAGCCCGCGACCATCGGCATCGAAATAATAGCGGAAATGCTCAAGCCCGTCGTCATTGTCGCTGTAGAGCAGGCTGACAGCGGTGCCCTTTGCCTTGAGTGAATCGAAAGCTCCGTATACGGCGCGCCCTTCTTCACTGCCCCGGCGGAACAGCCTTGCCGTTTTTGTCGAGAGCTTCTTCATCGTCGCCTTGACGATGTTCAGCCCGGCACTGACAACATCCACATCGCCGCTGAAGAGACGTTTGAATGTCGCCCCCTGGCGAAAACGCTGGCTGTACTCCCCAAACGAGCGCGGCCGCTTGTGCAAGGCTTCATCCACCGAGCGGCCTTTCTGCCAGTGGAAGACGACCGGATTGACCGCAGCTACTGCGCTGATCCGAGCATCCGCAAGCGCGCCGTTAAAAGCGAGATAGGCGCCGCTGCACCGGCCAGCCGTGATGAAGGGACCTTTGCCGCGCCGCTCGAGAAAATCGAGGGCGGCAGAGACATCGTCATTCTGCGAGACATCGTAAAGAACCTGATCCGGAACGTTTTTGACCGGCGGGCTGTCGGCAATATTGGCCGCATCGAAGCGCAGCGAAGCGACGCCGGCACGCGCAAGTAAACGGGCGGTCTGCACGGAAAGCCTGCCCCAGCCCGCATGCCGGTCATAGGCGGCACCAAGCAGAAGGACCGAAGAAACCGGTTGCCGATGATCCGGCTCGCAAAAGATGCCGAAAAGCCGTCCGCCCTCGCCAAACTGCACCGGCTGTTCGAAAAAACCCTGGCCGCGCTGCGGAGCGTTGATGGTGAAATCTTCCGGGAGTGCCGCGGGGTTCCCGACATGGGTCTGTGACAAGACCCAATCCACCAGTCGGTTCACGACATCGCCGGATATTTTCGAAAGCGTCGGGCTGGAAACGAGATCGTCATAACCCGAAAACGCCGCCTCCTTCACCTCACCGCCAATCGCCGCAAGATGTCTGGCGAGATCGCTGTCGGTCACCCGACCGGCTCTCGAAAGCACAAGGACATTGGGGGCTGGAACAGTTTCGAGACTGGAGAGATTGATCTTCTTGATCGTATCCGCAATACCTGCCGGCATGGTCATTCCGGCAATCGCCCCGGGCTGTGCCGAACGTTGCCCCGGCGACAGACCAAGACCATCATCAATCATGGAAGACCACATCGCCAGTTCACGCAGATAGGCGCGACCGGAGACGACTGGCGCCAGAAGAGCCATGGAACCGATGGCGGAAGCGCCGGCAAGTGCCTGAACTGCAATCGCACAACCAAGACCCTGCGCGACGACGACAATCCCGGAGCAGCCGGAAAGACGCTTCATATACTCAAACGCCGCGCGCGTGTCGGAAAGCCAGTCCGCCGCCCGACCGACATCTTCCGGATCGAGCGCGTCGCCTGAGCCAAGATAGTCAAAACGCAGGCTGGCGACGCCGGAAGCGGCCAGCCGCTCGGCCAGAACGCGCTGGAACTTACGGCTGCATAGCTCTTCCATTCCCCACGGGCTGACGAAAAGAACCGCATGATCCCGTTGCACATCTTTGCGCGCCGGATGAAAAATACCGGCAAGCCCTTCAAAAGAAACAGGATGCGCGATCGTCCCATCCGCTGCAATGTCGAAAAGCTGCCGTGACTCAAGGGGAGATTCGCCGCCTGCACGCTCTGAAATATCTATCGCCATCGACCTTGCCACTATTGCGCCAGCGTCTGGCTCAACCACTACGGGATCACTATACCCAAGTGTCTTAACGCCTGTTCTACACTAAAAACAATAATATTAGAGAATTCTAAAAATACTGTCGCATTTATATCGATTGCGACACACGGGTTGCAAAAGCAATCTTTCAGTGTGGCGGGTAAGCCTCGGTGCGGATGCTATTTTGCTCGAAACCGCTTGAATATACTGATAAATAGCGAGTCACGTACCTATTTGCAGGAGGAGCTTGCGCCACCCGGCCACCGGATCGTCTAGACACCGCGCAAACCAACACCCCGGGGCTTGCCCCGACAGGTCATAGAAGTTTTATATGGAACAAAGCCTTACGCGTTATATCTGGTCGCACACGAGGCGGCAGCAGCTTTTCATTCTGCTGATCGTGGCCCTGTCCATGATCCCCTACTTCCTCGCCTTCGATCTGCCCAAGCAGATCGTCAACGGCCCCATTCAGGGAGACGGTTTCGAAGGGGCGAATGCAACGCAGCTTTTCATGCATCTCACGGTCGATATTCCCTATTGGGGCACCGTGACATTGTTCCCCGGGCTTGAACTCAACCGCATGTCGATGCTGATGGCGCTCAGCCTCACATTCCTTGCGCTTGTCGTCATCAACGGGCTTTTCAAATATTATATCAATACGTTCAAAGGCCGCCTTGGCGAACGGCTTCTCCGGCGTGTCCGCTTTGAACTGATCGACAGGATCCTGCGGTTCCCACCCAGCCATTTCAAGCGGGTCAAAGGCGCTGAGATATCCAGCATGGTGAAGGACGAGGTTGAGCCGCTGGGCGGTTTTACCGGCGACGCCTTCGTGCAGCCGGCGCTTCTCGGCGGTCAGGCTCTCTCCGCTCTCTTCTTCATCCTCGTGCAGAATTTCTGGCTGGGTCTGATCGCTGCCTTCATGGCCGCCATTCAGGTCGGCATCATCCCCAAGATGCGCCGTCGCCTCATTGAACTCGGTCGCCAGCGGCAGCTGAGCGCCCGCCAGCTTGCCGGACGTATTGGCGAAATGGTCGACGGCATCGGCACTATCCACGCTTATGATACGTCCAATTTCGAGCGCGCCGATGCCTCCCACCGGCTCGGCGACATCTTCAAGATCCGTTATGATCTCTATCAGTGGAAGTTTCTGGTCAAATTCATCAATAACTTCCTCGCGCAGCTGACGCCCTTCTTCTTTTATGCGCTTGGCGGTTATCTCACCCTCAAGGGCAGCCTTGATGTTGGCCAGCTCGTCGCCGTCATCAACGCCTATAAGGAATTGCCCGGACCGCTGAAGGAGCTGATCGATTGGGATCAGGCACGTCAGGATGTCCAGGTGAAATACGAGCAGGTCTTCGAACAGTTCAATGCCCCGAACATGATTGAAGAGAACGTGCAGAAACTGTCGCCGGGAACCGTCGCAGCCATCACCGCACCGATCGTCATCACCAATCTGACGCTGGAAGACGATAGTGGCAGCCGGCTTCTGGAGCAGGCATCGCTGAAGATCGAGCCGGGTGAAGTCATCGCCATCGTCGGCGGTGCGGGAGGCGAGGCGCTTGCGGATGCGATCGGCCGTACACTCTGGCCGGCCTCCGGCAAGATCAGCATCAACGATGTCGACATATTGGAATTGCCTGAATCACTGACGGGTCGGCGCATCTCCTATGTCTCGTCGGACAGCTATTTTTTCCACGCCAGCCTGATGGACAATCTGCTTTATGGCCTGAAACACGCCCCGCTCGCAGATAAGAACTACGAGGGTGCGGCTCTGGAACACCGCAAATGGGAAATTCGCGAAGCCAAGATGGCGGGCAATCCGCTGATCGACATAAACAGCGAATGGATCGACTACGCTTCCAGCCCGGCCGGTGACGGCAAACCGGAAAATCTCATTCGGGCAATCCTGGCCGTCCTAGACAGCGTGGAACTGTCGCAGGATATCCTCGAATTTGCACTGCGCTCGTCGATCGACCCTCTGACCGACCTGCATCTTGCCGCCCGCATCGTTGAACTGCGGCATGTCCTGCGCGCTGAACTGGAAAAGGAGAACCTCAGCGGCCTCATCGCGCCCTTCGAGCTTGAGAGCTACAACAGCGAAGCGACGGTCGGCGAAAACCTGCTGTTCGGCACCATGCGGGACTCTTCCCAGACGATCCGGGCCATCATTGAAAGCGATTATTTCCGCTCGCTGATGCGCGAGACCGGTCTTGTCAAAACCCTGTTTGAAATGGGTTACACGATTGCCGAAAACATCGTCGAAATCTTCGCCGACCTGCCGGGAGACCACCCATTCTTCCAGCAGCTGACATTCATGACGCCCGATGACATTCCGGTCTATCAGCAGATGTTGCAGCGCCTGCAGGGCCGCGGTTTCGATGATGCCAATGAGAGCGAAAAACGCGCGATGCTGCGGCTGAGCTTCTTTTACATCGAGCCCCGGCAGCGTTTCGGCCTGTTGTCGCCGGAAATCATGAACCGGATCGTCGAGGTCCGGCACATGTTCCATGAAAACCTGCCCGACAGCCTGAAAAACGTCATCGAAATATATGATCCGACGAAATATATGAGCGCCACCAGCCTGCTGGATAATATCCTCTTCGGCAAGGTCAGCCATCGTTATACCGATGCCTCGCGGCGCATCACCCGCATCGTCGCCGATGTCATGCGCAAGCAGGGCGTCTACGAGCGTGTTCTGGCAGTCGGCCTCGATTTCAACCTTGGTGCCGGTGGCAAGCGGCTTGGCCCGCTCCAGCGCCAGAAGCTCAATCTTGCCCGCGCGCTGATCCGCAAATCCGATTATTACGTCTTTAATCGCCCCCTTCCCGGCCTTGACCCCCGACAACAGGAGGAAATTGTCGAACGGGTCATCACACTCCTGAAACAGAACAACAATAACCCGTCAATCATATGGGTTCTGTCGAATGCAACGCTCTCGCGCATGTTCGGCCGGGTCATATTCGTCCATCAGGGACTAATCACCGCCGACGGAAGTTACGAGACTCTGGCGCAGGAAAACGGTACATTCAAGGACATGGTCGCAACATAAGTCCAAGAACGTGGCCGAGGTGGAACAAGAATAGGGTAAGGCAATGCTCTTCAAAGACGAAATTCAAATGCTGAAACGCGTCCCGTTTTTTTCGGAAATGGAACCGTCGAAGCTCAAACTACTCGCTTTTGCATCGGACCGGGTGTCCTATCATACGGGTGACGTGCTATTCCGGCAGGGGGATGTCGGCGATGCGGCCTATGTGGTTCTGACCGGCAAAGTGGATGTTCTGGTCGACTCCCCGTCAGGCACATTGAAGGTGGCGGAAATGACCGGCAACGCCATTGTCGGCGAAATCGCCATCCTCTGTGACAGCGTCAGAACCGCAACCGTGCGCGCCTCCACCAATGTCGAAGCCCTGCGGATCGGCAAGGAACAGTTCTTCAAGCTCATGTCCGATTTCCCTGACATCACCATAAAAGTCATGCGCGTTCTTGCCGAACGCCTCACCCAGACGACGACGGAACTCAGCAAGGCGCGCGCAAGCGCCAGAACATGAGCGGCAATTCCTTGCTACCCCAACGGGCGATATTAGAAAAATAAATGTCGCACCATTGCAATATAAATGAAATGCTGACTGAATAAGAGGTAAAGGCATCCGCCAAAAAAGGCGGATATAAAAATCTGTAGAGACAACGGGCTTCATGGGAGGAAAGCGTGCAAGATTCCGTTGTTATTGGGGTGTGTCATGGCGTTCGATTCCGACACAGCAAGTCGGGAAAGTAATAGAAATTTTCGGGTAAAGATCTGGGGCGCGCGGGGAACGCTTCCTGTTTCAGGTGAAAACTTCCGAAAATATGGCGGCAATACCATCTGCATTGAGGTACGATGCGGAGATCATGTTCTTTTGTTCGATGCAGGGTCCGGGCTTCATCCCGCCGGTCTTGCATTGCGGGCGGAAGGCATTACCGACGTTGATCTGTTCTTCTCGCACTGCCATTACGATCACATTGTCGGCTTCCCCTACTTCAAGCCATTTTACAACAGCTGCAACGACGTCGCTATTTGGTCTGGTCACCTGGCCGGCATTATGACAACGCGGGAAATGCTCAAGGATTTCATGAGCCCACCCTGGTTCCCCGTGCCGCTGGAGGTTTGCTGCGCAAGGATGGCGACGCGGGACTTCATGCCCGGCGACACGCTCAACCCGCGCCCCGGCCTTTCAATCAGAACCGGAATGCTCAATCATCCCGGTAATGCCATCGGATACAGGCTGGACTGGGAAGGAAAGTCCCTCGCCATCATCACTGATACCGAACATGAGCCGGGCAGCATCGACGAAACCGTGCTCGATCTGATCAGGGACGTCGATCTTTTCCTCTACGACGCCATGTTCACCGACGACGAAATGGGCCTTTATCGCGGTTATGGCCATTCGTCCTGGCAACAGGCGATCCGTCTCGCCAAGCTGGCCGACGCAAAAAATGTCGGCTTCATCCACCATGCCCCAAGCCGCAGCGACGAAGAGCTGGACAGTATCGAAAAACAGGCAAAAGCCGAGTTCGGCGGCGCATTCGCTGCCATGGACGGCCAGATAATCGAACTCTGATCGCGGTCACCGCAACCTCTTGGTCGCGGCGACGGTTTTGGGGTGCCTGGCAACGTCCCCAAGTCGCGATTGCGATCGTGCCTCCAGAAAATTTCCAGTAAAAATGCGCAGCGGTTTTATGTCCGGAAAATGCGTAAAAACAAAGAGCGAGAGCACACTGGGCGATTCCTTTTAAACAGGCCGTGCGCTGGCGACATTCGAACACGCACAATTGACCGTTACCAGCCTCTTGCTCCACGATATTGCCACGAGATTCCCTGCACTAAGAACGTCACGGCTTATTAAATGATGATTCTGCTCTGAGCGACCACATGATGGGATTTGCATGATCCGTTTCTTTTCGGAGACCAACTTGAGACAGGCCCGGATTTTATCCGGTCTCATCATATTTGCTTTTGTATTTTCCCATCTTTTCAATCACTCCCTTGCACTCATCTCGATCGACACCGCCGAACGGGCGCGCAAATGGTTCAGCCTGATCTGGCTCAACCCCATCAGCAGCCTGCTTTTTTATGGTTCGGTTCTGGTGCATGTCTGTCTTGTTCTGCGCTCGCTCTATCTGCGCAGAACATTGCGCATGCCGTTGCGCGAAGCGCTTCAGGTCATTTTCGGCCTGTCGATCCCGTTTCTGATCATCGGCCACGCCGTCAATATCCGCGTGTCGCACATGCTTTATGGCATTGATGTTGGCTACTACTCCGTCATCCGCAGGCTGTGGATCAACAATCCGATACAGGGCGCATGGCAAAGCCTCGCCTTGGTGGTGATCTGGGTCCACGGATGCATCGGCCTGTATTTCTGGCTGCGTTACCGCGACTGGTATCCGCGAATAGCCGGGTTATTCATGACGGTGGCGGTGCTGCTGCCGCTTCTGGCGCTGCTGGGCTTCAGCGATGCCGGTCGATGGCTGGCGGAGATCGACGAAAAATACGCGCTTCCTCCGGGACTCGTCGACAATACCATTCAAAAAGATGAATTACCGCTGCAACGGGAAATGGAGACGCAGATCCGGCTCATCACCGGGACGGTGGAAACATCGTTTATCGGCGCGGTAATGCTGGTTTTCGTCCTGCGCGGCGTGCGCAGCTGGCGGCAACGGTTGACGGCCATCGAAATCCGTTACGAACATGGCGCGCAGGCGCGTGTGCCGGCCGGGCTCAGCATTCTGGAGGCCAGCCGGCTTGCGGGCATACCACATTATTCCGTCTGCGGCGGCAAAGGGCGCTGCTCAACCTGTCGGGTCAAGATTCTGGACAGCAAAGGCCCGCTTCCGCCGCCCGGAGACATAGAGCAAACCACATTGCGGCGCATCCATGCCGATTCGGATGTGCGGCTCGGCTGTCAGCTGCGCCCCACAAGCGATCTTGGTATCGCGCTTCTCGTTTCGCCGCCTCAGCAGAGCGACCTGCCGGTCGATGCGCAGCTGGCCCGCCCCGGCCGGGAAGAGGAAATCGCCATCCTCTTTTGCGATCTGCGTAACTTCACCACGCTGTCCGAGGCGAAGCTGCCTTATGATGTCGTCTTCCTCCTCAACCGTTATTTCACCATAGTCGGCCAGGCCGTCGAGCACGCAGGCGGGCATCTCGACAAGTTCATCGGCGATGGCGCCATGGCCCTTTTTGGACTTGGAGAGGATGAGGAACACGCCTGCCGCAATGCCATGAAGGCGGCTGCCACCATATTGCGCGATATCGCAATCTTAAACGAGGGGTTGGAGAAACAATTCGCCGTCCGCCTGGAAGTCGTTGTCGGCATTCACGCCGGCCCGAGCATCGTCGGCGTCATGGGATACGGCGCCGCAAAAACCCTGACGGCTATCGGCGATACCGTCAATGTGGCAAGCCGGCTCGAATCCAAGGCCAAGGAATTCGGCGCAGCCATCGTTGTTTCCGAACCAGCGCTAACGCAGGCAGGGCAGGATACCGCCGACCTTCGCAGTGAGCAGATCACCATCCGCGGACGGAACTCGCAGATGAAAGTTTTCCTGCTTTCGAAGGAAGAGAGCGAACGTTATCTATAGGACAAGGCCGGGGCACTTGCTGTTTACCTGCGCGGGTTCAAATCTTGCGATAGAGAAAATAGCGGTCCGTCGGCACGCTTTTCGGCACCGGCAGCGGATTGAGCAGGGGATGATCCAGCGGCAGACCGCTAACGGCGATGCCGCCTTTCGCCAGCACGCCGGCGGCAAGATCCGGCAACCACGTCAGTGTAACCGCATCCTTTTCCGGATAGCCCGTGCCGATATCGGCATGAACCATCGCCGCATCCGCACCGATGAAGGCGGGCGCGGTCTCAGAAATTTCACCAATAACAAGATCCTCCGCCGCCGGAACGGAGGAGGCATGAGCACCCATGGCCCTGTCGAAGGCGATGATACGACGGCTGGGAAACAGTTCGCGCAGGTGATTGAAAGTGCGTCCGTTTCCCAGGCCAATTTCCATCAGCGCACCCTCTTCCGGCAGATCGAGATCGGCCGCGAGGTGGTTGAGAATATCCCGCTGCGCGGTCAACCGGCGAATAAAACTGTCCAGTCTGCTCATGGTCCGTCCGTATCAGGCTTTGATGATGTGTTTTGCGGCAATATCTCGCCGCGCAAAGACATTTCGCGTGTCGATGATCAGCGGCGCCCATTCGCCGAGTGCGGCATAATTAACATTGTCATGGTCGGTGGCCACGAGAACGGCGTCGAAAGCGCCGATCGTCTGCCTGTCCCATGACACTGATTTCATGCCCATCAGATGGCTGTATTCGCGGGTTTTCGGAATTTCCGCCACATGCGGATCATAATAGGCCGCTTCACCACCGCGCTCCTGGATAAGTTCGATGAGCTTCAGCGAGGGGCTTTCGCGAATATCGGGCACATTCTTTTTGTAGGCGAGGCCGACGACCAGAACCTTCGAACGGCTGAGCGCCTTGCCGGAGTGAATATCGAGCGCTTCAGCAACCCGCCCGACGACGTGGCGTGGCATGCCGGTGTTGATTTCCCCGGCAAGCTCGATGAACCGCGTCGGCAATTCATATTCGCGTGATTTCCAGGTGAGGTAGAACGGATCGATCGGTATGCAGTGGCCGCCGAGGCCCGGACCAGGATAAAACGGCATGAAACCGAAAGGCTTGGTTTTCGCCGCGTCGATCACTTCCCATATGTCGATGCCCATGGCCTCGTAGACGACCTTGAGTTCATTGACGAGCGCTATATTGACGGCACGGAAGACGTTTTCGGTGATTTTCACCGCCTCAGCCGTAGCGTTTGTCGAAACGGGCACGATCTTTTTGACAACCGAACCATAAAACGCGGCCATCATTTTTCCGGCCGCTTCGCCATCGCCGGCGACGACCTTCGGAATGGTCGAAGTCTCGAAATCGCGATTGCCGGGATCTTCCCGCTCGGGCGAAAAGCCGATGAAGAAATCAACGCCGGAAACAAGCCCGCTGCTCTCCAGAATGGTCTTCACCACCCCGTCGGTCGTGCCGGGATAGGTGGTCGATTCCAGTACCACGAGCTGCCCCTTGCGCAGATGCGCGGCAATATCCCGACAGGTCTTTTCGACATAGGAAAGGTCCGGCTCGCGATATTTCGTAAGCGGCGTCGGCACGCAGATGGCGATCACATCACATTCGGCCAGTCGGGTGAAATCTGCGGTCGCGACGAAACCGTCGTCCTGCCTGACACTTGCCAGCACCTCATCGGATACCGCCTCGATATAGCTGCGGCCCGCATCGATCGCGGTAATTTTACCGGGGTCGATATCGAAGCCGACGACCCTGAACCCGGCCTTGGCAACCGTCATGGCCAGCGGCAAGCCGACATAGCCGAGGCCGATCACACCCGCCTTGGCGGTTTTGTTTTCGATGCTGGAAAGCAGGTTCTGGGAAACGTCAGAAGAATTCAAAGCGTGTCACGCTCCGCGCATGTGCAAAAGATGCCTTTCAGTTGGGCAAGAATGGCCGGGCTGTCAAGGCTCGTCCCTTTCAAATTCCGGTTGACGCAGGAACCGCCGCCAACGCACAACCGTCGGCATGAAGATCGCTTTTTATTCGCCGCTCAAATCGCCCAACCATCCCGTTCCTTCCGGAGACCGGTTGATGGGGCGCCTGCTGATGCAGGCGATGATGATGGGCGGCCACACGGTCTTCGTTGCTTCCGAACTGCGCAGCTTTTTGAAACAGGCGGACGATCCGGCACGAACCTCGCTTGTCGATGCGGCCGAGCGTGAAATCGAGACGATGACCAAGCGCTGGGAACAGGAAGGCGCGCCGGACCTCTGGTTCTGTTACCACCCTTACTACAAGGCCCCGGATTTACTCGGGCCGGAACTCACCAGCCGTTTCGATATTGCCTACGTCACCGCCGAGGCCTCCTATTCGCCAAAGCGCAATGCCATGGGCTGGCAGGCGATACAGGATGAATTGCTGGCCGCATTGAACGCGGCCGCGGTCAATATCTGCTTCACCGCACGGGATCGCGAAGGGCTTTTGCGCGCTTCCCCAACCCTGCACTCTGCAATGTTGCCGCCCTTTATCGATACCGAAAAGTTTCTTGCGAATGCCCCAGACCCGACACCGGCAAAGCTCATCACCGTCGCCATGATGCGGG is a window from the Agrobacterium tumefaciens genome containing:
- a CDS encoding serine aminopeptidase domain-containing protein, whose product is MAIDISERAGGESPLESRQLFDIAADGTIAHPVSFEGLAGIFHPARKDVQRDHAVLFVSPWGMEELCSRKFQRVLAERLAASGVASLRFDYLGSGDALDPEDVGRAADWLSDTRAAFEYMKRLSGCSGIVVVAQGLGCAIAVQALAGASAIGSMALLAPVVSGRAYLRELAMWSSMIDDGLGLSPGQRSAQPGAIAGMTMPAGIADTIKKINLSSLETVPAPNVLVLSRAGRVTDSDLARHLAAIGGEVKEAAFSGYDDLVSSPTLSKISGDVVNRLVDWVLSQTHVGNPAALPEDFTINAPQRGQGFFEQPVQFGEGGRLFGIFCEPDHRQPVSSVLLLGAAYDRHAGWGRLSVQTARLLARAGVASLRFDAANIADSPPVKNVPDQVLYDVSQNDDVSAALDFLERRGKGPFITAGRCSGAYLAFNGALADARISAVAAVNPVVFHWQKGRSVDEALHKRPRSFGEYSQRFRQGATFKRLFSGDVDVVSAGLNIVKATMKKLSTKTARLFRRGSEEGRAVYGAFDSLKAKGTAVSLLYSDNDDGLEHFRYYFDADGRGLSAYQNVSLTIIADADHNLSTPEAKMIFIDAVTRLALKGEASAGAQ
- a CDS encoding ABC transporter ATP-binding protein codes for the protein MEQSLTRYIWSHTRRQQLFILLIVALSMIPYFLAFDLPKQIVNGPIQGDGFEGANATQLFMHLTVDIPYWGTVTLFPGLELNRMSMLMALSLTFLALVVINGLFKYYINTFKGRLGERLLRRVRFELIDRILRFPPSHFKRVKGAEISSMVKDEVEPLGGFTGDAFVQPALLGGQALSALFFILVQNFWLGLIAAFMAAIQVGIIPKMRRRLIELGRQRQLSARQLAGRIGEMVDGIGTIHAYDTSNFERADASHRLGDIFKIRYDLYQWKFLVKFINNFLAQLTPFFFYALGGYLTLKGSLDVGQLVAVINAYKELPGPLKELIDWDQARQDVQVKYEQVFEQFNAPNMIEENVQKLSPGTVAAITAPIVITNLTLEDDSGSRLLEQASLKIEPGEVIAIVGGAGGEALADAIGRTLWPASGKISINDVDILELPESLTGRRISYVSSDSYFFHASLMDNLLYGLKHAPLADKNYEGAALEHRKWEIREAKMAGNPLIDINSEWIDYASSPAGDGKPENLIRAILAVLDSVELSQDILEFALRSSIDPLTDLHLAARIVELRHVLRAELEKENLSGLIAPFELESYNSEATVGENLLFGTMRDSSQTIRAIIESDYFRSLMRETGLVKTLFEMGYTIAENIVEIFADLPGDHPFFQQLTFMTPDDIPVYQQMLQRLQGRGFDDANESEKRAMLRLSFFYIEPRQRFGLLSPEIMNRIVEVRHMFHENLPDSLKNVIEIYDPTKYMSATSLLDNILFGKVSHRYTDASRRITRIVADVMRKQGVYERVLAVGLDFNLGAGGKRLGPLQRQKLNLARALIRKSDYYVFNRPLPGLDPRQQEEIVERVITLLKQNNNNPSIIWVLSNATLSRMFGRVIFVHQGLITADGSYETLAQENGTFKDMVAT
- a CDS encoding cyclic nucleotide-binding domain-containing protein, whose product is MLFKDEIQMLKRVPFFSEMEPSKLKLLAFASDRVSYHTGDVLFRQGDVGDAAYVVLTGKVDVLVDSPSGTLKVAEMTGNAIVGEIAILCDSVRTATVRASTNVEALRIGKEQFFKLMSDFPDITIKVMRVLAERLTQTTTELSKARASART
- a CDS encoding MBL fold metallo-hydrolase, with product MFDAGSGLHPAGLALRAEGITDVDLFFSHCHYDHIVGFPYFKPFYNSCNDVAIWSGHLAGIMTTREMLKDFMSPPWFPVPLEVCCARMATRDFMPGDTLNPRPGLSIRTGMLNHPGNAIGYRLDWEGKSLAIITDTEHEPGSIDETVLDLIRDVDLFLYDAMFTDDEMGLYRGYGHSSWQQAIRLAKLADAKNVGFIHHAPSRSDEELDSIEKQAKAEFGGAFAAMDGQIIEL
- a CDS encoding adenylate/guanylate cyclase domain-containing protein: MIRFFSETNLRQARILSGLIIFAFVFSHLFNHSLALISIDTAERARKWFSLIWLNPISSLLFYGSVLVHVCLVLRSLYLRRTLRMPLREALQVIFGLSIPFLIIGHAVNIRVSHMLYGIDVGYYSVIRRLWINNPIQGAWQSLALVVIWVHGCIGLYFWLRYRDWYPRIAGLFMTVAVLLPLLALLGFSDAGRWLAEIDEKYALPPGLVDNTIQKDELPLQREMETQIRLITGTVETSFIGAVMLVFVLRGVRSWRQRLTAIEIRYEHGAQARVPAGLSILEASRLAGIPHYSVCGGKGRCSTCRVKILDSKGPLPPPGDIEQTTLRRIHADSDVRLGCQLRPTSDLGIALLVSPPQQSDLPVDAQLARPGREEEIAILFCDLRNFTTLSEAKLPYDVVFLLNRYFTIVGQAVEHAGGHLDKFIGDGAMALFGLGEDEEHACRNAMKAAATILRDIAILNEGLEKQFAVRLEVVVGIHAGPSIVGVMGYGAAKTLTAIGDTVNVASRLESKAKEFGAAIVVSEPALTQAGQDTADLRSEQITIRGRNSQMKVFLLSKEESERYL
- a CDS encoding class I SAM-dependent methyltransferase; this translates as MSRLDSFIRRLTAQRDILNHLAADLDLPEEGALMEIGLGNGRTFNHLRELFPSRRIIAFDRAMGAHASSVPAAEDLVIGEISETAPAFIGADAAMVHADIGTGYPEKDAVTLTWLPDLAAGVLAKGGIAVSGLPLDHPLLNPLPVPKSVPTDRYFLYRKI
- a CDS encoding nucleotide sugar dehydrogenase — protein: MNSSDVSQNLLSSIENKTAKAGVIGLGYVGLPLAMTVAKAGFRVVGFDIDPGKITAIDAGRSYIEAVSDEVLASVRQDDGFVATADFTRLAECDVIAICVPTPLTKYREPDLSYVEKTCRDIAAHLRKGQLVVLESTTYPGTTDGVVKTILESSGLVSGVDFFIGFSPEREDPGNRDFETSTIPKVVAGDGEAAGKMMAAFYGSVVKKIVPVSTNATAEAVKITENVFRAVNIALVNELKVVYEAMGIDIWEVIDAAKTKPFGFMPFYPGPGLGGHCIPIDPFYLTWKSREYELPTRFIELAGEINTGMPRHVVGRVAEALDIHSGKALSRSKVLVVGLAYKKNVPDIRESPSLKLIELIQERGGEAAYYDPHVAEIPKTREYSHLMGMKSVSWDRQTIGAFDAVLVATDHDNVNYAALGEWAPLIIDTRNVFARRDIAAKHIIKA
- a CDS encoding glycosyltransferase family 4 protein, with protein sequence MKIAFYSPLKSPNHPVPSGDRLMGRLLMQAMMMGGHTVFVASELRSFLKQADDPARTSLVDAAEREIETMTKRWEQEGAPDLWFCYHPYYKAPDLLGPELTSRFDIAYVTAEASYSPKRNAMGWQAIQDELLAALNAAAVNICFTARDREGLLRASPTLHSAMLPPFIDTEKFLANAPDPTPAKLITVAMMRAGDKLNSYRALSEALALLPQDLDWTLDIIGDGPERGAIEAMFSAFPDNRLVWHGETTATEIAALLSKASLYVWPGHGEAYGLAYLEAQAAGLPVVAEKVAGVPEVVKSGITGLLTPENDTAAYADAIKTLLGNDRQREELAKAARHFVVNERSLENAATTLDHILLQAKARRS